The following coding sequences lie in one Kribbella sp. NBC_00709 genomic window:
- the nagZ gene encoding beta-N-acetylhexosaminidase, translated as MSDQLDRDAAGSLVVGFSGTTATDELRRAVADGLGAVILFTRNVASAEQVTALTASLRAERPDLIVAIDHEGGEFSHLAPANPWPLASPRLLGDLDDVELTRASARDAAATLAGLGIDLMLAPSVDVNSNPANPIISTRSFGRTADVVSRHGVAFVEGVHKAGIAACPKHFPGHGDVAVDSHSDLPRVDRSIEEVKAVELAPFRATIAAGADVVMSAHIVFSAYDDQPATLSHRLLTGLLREELGFTGVITTDALEMQAITKNRSIEDAAVASIGAGADLAMIAVGSADAQALIARVADAVRSGTLPAERVADAAARVRALAASLGQRTRQPGLDGAPIREVAARVLAGQTFPALGPAPYVVDLTQGLHPAWNPYFSGLPEIFTRVAPGADGVVLRGEHRDTNAAEPGNDDIAKAAQAAAGRPLVIAVQDAGRTPWMREALSHLLQAHTDDVFVLCTGIPEDQALIPEGTPSATTSGRNLIVLEAVAAELTR; from the coding sequence ATGAGTGATCAACTGGATCGGGACGCCGCCGGCTCGCTGGTCGTCGGCTTCAGTGGGACGACTGCTACCGACGAGCTCCGGCGGGCCGTCGCCGACGGGCTCGGGGCAGTCATCCTGTTCACGCGCAACGTGGCGAGTGCCGAGCAGGTGACCGCGCTGACGGCCTCGCTGCGGGCGGAGCGCCCGGATCTGATCGTGGCGATCGATCACGAGGGCGGCGAGTTCAGCCACCTCGCGCCGGCGAACCCGTGGCCGCTCGCCTCGCCGCGCCTGCTCGGCGACCTGGACGACGTCGAGCTGACCCGGGCGTCGGCGCGCGACGCCGCCGCGACCCTGGCCGGCCTCGGCATCGACCTGATGCTCGCCCCGTCGGTGGACGTGAACAGCAACCCGGCGAACCCGATCATCTCGACCCGCTCGTTCGGCCGGACCGCGGACGTCGTCTCGCGGCACGGCGTCGCGTTCGTCGAGGGCGTCCACAAGGCCGGCATCGCGGCCTGCCCCAAGCATTTCCCGGGCCACGGCGACGTGGCCGTCGACTCGCACTCCGACCTTCCCCGCGTCGACCGTTCGATCGAGGAGGTCAAGGCCGTCGAGCTGGCCCCGTTCCGGGCGACCATCGCCGCGGGCGCCGACGTCGTGATGAGCGCCCACATCGTCTTCTCGGCGTACGACGACCAGCCCGCGACCCTGTCCCACCGGCTGCTGACCGGACTGCTGCGCGAGGAACTCGGCTTCACCGGGGTCATCACCACCGACGCGCTCGAGATGCAAGCGATCACCAAGAACCGGTCGATCGAGGACGCCGCGGTCGCGTCGATCGGCGCCGGTGCCGACCTGGCGATGATCGCGGTCGGTTCCGCCGACGCGCAGGCCCTCATCGCCCGCGTGGCCGATGCCGTCCGCAGCGGCACGCTCCCTGCCGAGCGGGTCGCCGACGCGGCCGCACGGGTCCGTGCCCTCGCGGCATCACTCGGTCAGCGCACCCGCCAGCCGGGTCTCGATGGCGCCCCGATCCGCGAGGTCGCCGCCCGCGTGCTGGCCGGCCAGACGTTCCCCGCGCTCGGCCCGGCGCCGTACGTCGTCGACCTCACCCAGGGTCTGCACCCGGCCTGGAACCCGTACTTCTCGGGCCTCCCGGAGATCTTCACCCGCGTCGCTCCCGGCGCCGACGGCGTCGTACTGCGTGGCGAGCACCGCGACACCAATGCCGCCGAGCCCGGCAACGACGACATCGCCAAGGCCGCCCAAGCCGCCGCAGGCCGCCCGCTGGTGATCGCAGTCCAGGACGCCGGACGCACACCGTGGATGCGCGAGGCCCTCAGTCACCTTCTGCAGGCGCACACCGACGACGTGTTCGTGCTCTGCACCGGCATCCCCGAGGACCAGGCTCTGATCCCCGAGGGCACGCCCTCCGCGACCACGTCCGGCCGCAACCTGATCGTCCTGGAGGCAGTCGCAGCAGAGCTGACCCGCTAG
- a CDS encoding zinc ribbon domain-containing protein, with protein MLDLQDLDLQLDQVAHKRASLPEHQALKDLAAEKSVVDRELVTADTEVSDLQREQKKADSDVEQVRQRKTRNQQRIDSGQVTSPRDLENLQHEIGSLDRRISDLEDSELEVMEKLEAAEVVQADLRTRAEAFADRQSELETTRDAALKELDEQRAQVGDKRTTVLAELPEALVTQYQRLREHNGGIGAAPLVGKRCMGCRMELAPSDLKAINAAAPDAVLRCEECGRILVRTSESKV; from the coding sequence TTGCTGGACCTGCAGGATCTCGACCTGCAGCTGGACCAGGTCGCGCACAAGCGCGCGTCGTTGCCCGAGCACCAGGCGCTCAAGGACCTGGCCGCCGAGAAGTCCGTGGTCGACCGCGAGTTGGTCACCGCCGACACCGAGGTCAGCGACCTGCAGCGGGAGCAGAAGAAGGCCGACTCCGATGTCGAGCAGGTGCGCCAGCGCAAGACGCGCAACCAGCAGCGGATCGACTCCGGTCAGGTCACCTCGCCGCGCGACCTGGAGAACCTGCAGCACGAGATCGGCTCGCTCGACCGGCGGATCTCCGACCTGGAGGACTCCGAGCTCGAGGTGATGGAGAAGCTCGAGGCCGCCGAGGTGGTGCAGGCCGACCTGCGGACCCGGGCCGAGGCGTTCGCCGACCGGCAGTCCGAGCTGGAGACCACCCGCGACGCGGCCCTCAAGGAGCTCGACGAGCAGCGGGCGCAGGTGGGGGACAAGCGGACGACCGTCCTTGCCGAGCTTCCGGAGGCCCTGGTCACGCAGTACCAGCGGCTGCGTGAGCACAACGGCGGGATCGGCGCCGCCCCGCTGGTCGGCAAGCGCTGCATGGGCTGCCGGATGGAGCTCGCGCCGTCCGACCTCAAAGCGATCAACGCCGCCGCGCCGGACGCCGTACTGCGCTGCGAAGAGTGCGGCCGGATCCTCGTCCGTACGTCGGAGAGCAAGGTATGA
- a CDS encoding RNB domain-containing ribonuclease gives MPLQRVHFAEDVPEVFRASLQDIRREQEVPADFPPEVTAAAVAAARNVRLPELDRTDLEFVTIDPPDSMDLDQALHIERTGDGYTVYYAIADVAAFVQAGDSIDVEARKRGETLYAPDKRTPLHPPELSEDEASLLPDQVRPALLWTITVDATGEGTGVTCERALVKSRAKLNYAGVQKDLDAGTASESLQLLREVGKLREQRELARGGVNLPIPDQEVITSNHGWGLEFRAPLPVEGWNAQISLLTGMAAAELMMKGRIGILRTLPESHDDLRRKLGNTAKALGIVWAEEATYAEFIHGLDPKVPAHAAMLAACTVLFRGAGYVAFAGSVPASPQHAAMKAEYAHVTAPLRRLVDRWTSEICVALSAGTEVPAWVRESMDEIPKMMDDADRRAHAYERSIVSMVEAGLVADQVGSEFDGVITDVDERENSRGIVALTTVAIEGRVTGTALPLGKQVRVKLVEADIAKRTVSFELVG, from the coding sequence ATGCCGCTGCAGAGAGTTCACTTCGCCGAGGATGTTCCGGAGGTGTTCCGGGCGTCGTTGCAGGACATCCGTCGGGAGCAGGAGGTCCCGGCCGACTTCCCGCCGGAGGTGACTGCCGCGGCGGTGGCAGCGGCGCGGAACGTGCGGCTGCCGGAGCTCGACCGGACGGACCTCGAGTTCGTCACGATCGACCCGCCGGACTCGATGGACCTCGACCAGGCGCTGCACATCGAGCGAACCGGTGACGGCTACACGGTGTACTACGCGATCGCCGACGTCGCCGCGTTCGTCCAGGCCGGCGACTCGATCGACGTGGAAGCCCGCAAGCGCGGCGAGACGCTGTACGCGCCGGACAAGCGCACGCCGCTGCACCCGCCGGAGCTGTCCGAGGACGAGGCCTCGTTGCTGCCCGACCAGGTTCGTCCCGCGCTGCTGTGGACGATCACGGTCGACGCGACCGGCGAGGGCACGGGCGTCACGTGTGAGCGGGCGCTGGTGAAGTCGCGGGCCAAGCTCAACTACGCCGGCGTACAGAAGGATCTCGACGCGGGTACGGCGTCGGAGTCGTTGCAGCTGCTGCGCGAGGTCGGGAAGCTGCGCGAGCAGCGCGAGCTGGCCCGCGGCGGCGTGAACCTGCCGATCCCGGACCAGGAGGTCATCACCTCCAACCACGGCTGGGGCCTGGAGTTCCGCGCGCCGCTGCCGGTCGAGGGCTGGAACGCGCAGATCTCGCTGCTCACCGGGATGGCCGCCGCGGAGCTGATGATGAAGGGCAGGATCGGCATCCTGCGGACGCTGCCCGAGTCGCACGACGATCTACGCCGCAAGCTCGGCAACACCGCCAAGGCGCTGGGGATCGTCTGGGCGGAGGAGGCGACGTACGCCGAGTTCATCCACGGGCTCGACCCGAAGGTGCCGGCGCACGCGGCGATGCTCGCGGCCTGCACGGTGCTGTTCCGCGGCGCCGGGTACGTCGCGTTCGCCGGGAGCGTGCCCGCATCGCCGCAGCATGCCGCGATGAAGGCGGAGTACGCGCATGTCACCGCGCCGCTGCGGCGGCTGGTGGACCGGTGGACCAGCGAGATCTGCGTCGCGCTCTCGGCGGGTACTGAGGTGCCGGCGTGGGTGCGCGAGTCGATGGACGAGATCCCGAAGATGATGGACGACGCGGACCGGCGCGCGCACGCGTACGAGCGGTCGATCGTCAGCATGGTCGAGGCAGGCCTGGTCGCGGATCAGGTCGGATCCGAGTTCGACGGGGTCATCACCGACGTCGACGAGCGGGAGAACAGCCGCGGCATCGTCGCGCTGACGACGGTCGCGATCGAAGGCCGGGTCACCGGGACGGCGCTGCCGCTCGGCAAGCAGGTCCGCGTCAAGCTCGTCGAGGCCGACATCGCCAAGCGCACGGTGTCCTTCGAGCTAGTCGGCTAG
- a CDS encoding TetR/AcrR family transcriptional regulator, translated as MPISKAGPSARQQELLERAYAYSLTHGLADLSLRPLATAIGSSPRVLLFLFDSKDGLIRALLARARADELELLRRIQQRHDVPPELTVIARELWTWMSAPERRPLMTFWVEAYGRSLVAPEGPWADFARSTVDDWLELLKATQPEPDAARRTGVLAMLRGALIDLLATGDLERTTAALEDYLAD; from the coding sequence GTGCCAATTTCGAAAGCGGGGCCGTCCGCACGCCAGCAAGAACTGCTGGAGCGCGCGTACGCGTACTCGCTGACGCACGGGCTGGCCGACCTGTCGCTGCGCCCGCTGGCGACCGCGATCGGGTCCAGCCCGCGGGTGCTGCTGTTCCTGTTCGACAGCAAGGACGGCCTGATCCGGGCGCTGCTCGCCCGGGCCCGCGCCGACGAGCTCGAGCTCCTTCGCCGGATCCAGCAGCGGCACGACGTGCCGCCTGAGCTGACCGTGATCGCGCGGGAGCTGTGGACCTGGATGTCCGCTCCGGAGCGGCGGCCGTTGATGACGTTCTGGGTCGAGGCGTACGGGCGGTCGCTGGTCGCGCCCGAGGGTCCGTGGGCGGACTTCGCCCGCTCGACGGTCGACGACTGGCTCGAGTTGCTCAAGGCAACGCAGCCGGAGCCGGACGCGGCGCGGCGTACCGGGGTGCTGGCGATGCTCCGTGGCGCGCTGATCGACCTGCTCGCGACCGGCGACCTGGAGCGAACGACTGCCGCCCTCGAGGATTACCTAGCCGACTAG
- a CDS encoding Nif3-like dinuclear metal center hexameric protein: protein MTTLADVIAVLDRLYNPAWSESWDAVGLVTGDPEQEVRRVLFAVDPMRAVVDEAIEGGFDLLVTHHPLLLRGVNSVATTTPKGRVIHDLIRAGVALQVCHTNADNANPGVSDALAAAIGLQDTRPLKAMVADPMDKVVVFVPVEETQAMLDALAKAGAGQIGDYERAAWSGAGEGTFRPLEGANPTIGSVGDIEVVQENRVEMILPRRKRRAVVEALIAAHSYEEPAYDVYELAELPSERGGGRIGVLAEPLPLADFGRLVAESLPRTEHGVRVSGDLDRVIETVAVVGGAGDSEFERVRAAGVDAYLTADLRHHPATEARAYGDPALVDVAHWASEWPWLADAERLLLAGLAAQGSTVDTHISTLCTDAWTLRI from the coding sequence GTGACGACGCTTGCGGATGTGATCGCGGTTCTCGATCGGCTCTACAACCCTGCCTGGTCGGAGTCCTGGGACGCGGTCGGGCTGGTGACCGGAGATCCGGAGCAAGAGGTACGGCGGGTGTTGTTCGCCGTCGATCCGATGCGGGCCGTGGTCGACGAAGCTATCGAGGGCGGGTTCGATCTGCTCGTCACGCATCACCCGTTGCTGCTGCGCGGGGTGAACAGCGTCGCGACCACCACGCCGAAGGGCCGCGTGATCCACGACCTGATCCGCGCCGGAGTCGCGCTGCAGGTCTGTCACACCAACGCCGACAACGCCAACCCGGGCGTGAGTGACGCCCTCGCCGCCGCGATCGGATTGCAGGACACGCGACCGTTGAAGGCGATGGTGGCCGACCCGATGGACAAGGTGGTCGTGTTCGTTCCGGTCGAGGAGACGCAGGCGATGCTGGACGCGCTGGCGAAGGCCGGCGCCGGACAGATCGGCGACTACGAGCGGGCCGCCTGGAGCGGTGCCGGCGAGGGGACGTTCCGGCCGCTCGAAGGCGCGAACCCGACGATCGGCAGCGTCGGCGACATCGAGGTCGTCCAGGAGAACCGCGTCGAGATGATCCTGCCGCGCCGCAAGCGCCGTGCGGTCGTCGAGGCCCTGATCGCGGCGCACTCCTACGAGGAACCGGCGTACGACGTCTATGAGCTGGCCGAGCTGCCGAGTGAGCGAGGCGGCGGGCGGATCGGCGTACTCGCGGAGCCGTTGCCGCTGGCCGACTTCGGCCGGCTGGTCGCGGAGAGCCTGCCCCGGACCGAGCACGGCGTCCGGGTCTCCGGTGACCTGGACCGGGTGATCGAGACCGTCGCGGTGGTCGGGGGAGCGGGCGACTCGGAGTTCGAGCGGGTCCGGGCTGCGGGCGTGGATGCCTACCTCACCGCTGACCTCCGGCACCATCCCGCCACCGAGGCACGCGCGTACGGCGACCCTGCGCTGGTCGACGTCGCGCACTGGGCCAGTGAGTGGCCGTGGCTCGCGGATGCCGAGCGGCTCCTGCTCGCGGGTCTCGCGGCGCAAGGCAGTACCGTGGACACTCACATCTCAACACTTTGCACGGACGCATGGACCTTGCGGATCTGA
- a CDS encoding GNAT family N-acetyltransferase, with product MIRKLGQPGDLGWVVQLHAEIYAAEYGWSSSYETLIAQIVAAYATDHDDEREAAWIAEVDGERAGSIFCVRGPDETTAQLRLLLVTPAARGLKLGAQLVDMCLAFARTAGYKRMVLWTNDPLVAARHIYLSRGFRLTATEPHDMWGDKLVGQTYELDL from the coding sequence ATGATCAGAAAGCTGGGGCAGCCGGGCGATCTCGGCTGGGTAGTGCAATTACACGCGGAGATCTATGCGGCCGAGTACGGCTGGAGTTCGTCGTACGAGACGCTCATCGCGCAGATCGTGGCGGCGTACGCGACCGACCACGACGACGAGCGTGAGGCGGCGTGGATCGCCGAGGTGGACGGGGAACGGGCGGGCAGCATCTTCTGCGTGCGCGGTCCGGACGAGACCACGGCGCAGCTACGGCTGCTGCTGGTGACGCCGGCGGCGCGCGGGCTGAAGCTCGGCGCCCAGCTGGTCGACATGTGCTTGGCGTTCGCACGCACGGCCGGTTACAAGCGGATGGTGCTGTGGACCAACGATCCGTTGGTCGCTGCGCGGCACATCTACCTGTCTCGCGGCTTCCGTCTCACAGCCACCGAGCCGCACGACATGTGGGGCGACAAACTGGTTGGCCAGACCTACGAGCTCGACCTTTAG
- a CDS encoding ROK family transcriptional regulator, producing the protein MAKPPATPPTATPTMLRRVNAGKVLGVLTRARVMTGTGLIEATGLTRATVHAVCNDLISMGWVVELDPGRTSVGRPSRRFEYNNQAGYVLGIDIGAAKTTVLVSDLRGETVAKAGRSAAGVKTPAERTEIVHETVLEALASAEVSNAQVLVAGVGVAAPVDRDGNILVDDEFWRRFDADLAKRLTELHGWPVLLENDANLATLGEHWRGEARNVDDLVVLLAGERFGSGLMDSGRLLHGSRGGAGEMVFLKLIEGVGDTHGIARIAREDGTAAVADPAVVTSLRKLADGGEVTAEQVFSAAADGDEVALGILQDIAARTARVVATLGILFNPELVVLGGAVAEAAAALLPDLEKHLAGYTSTPPRVAVSSLGDAIVSVGAVRHALNYVEQHALDLELGCRPS; encoded by the coding sequence ATGGCGAAACCACCGGCAACGCCGCCCACGGCCACGCCGACGATGTTGCGGCGGGTGAACGCGGGCAAGGTACTGGGCGTGCTCACCCGCGCGCGGGTGATGACAGGAACCGGCCTGATCGAGGCCACCGGCCTGACCCGCGCCACCGTGCACGCGGTCTGCAACGACCTGATCTCGATGGGCTGGGTGGTCGAGCTCGATCCCGGCCGGACCTCGGTCGGACGGCCCTCGCGCCGGTTCGAGTACAACAACCAGGCGGGGTACGTGCTCGGCATCGACATCGGCGCGGCCAAGACGACCGTGCTGGTCTCGGACCTGCGCGGCGAGACGGTCGCCAAGGCCGGGCGGTCCGCGGCGGGCGTGAAGACACCGGCCGAGCGGACCGAGATCGTCCACGAGACAGTGCTCGAGGCGCTCGCGTCCGCCGAGGTGTCGAACGCGCAGGTCCTGGTGGCGGGCGTCGGGGTCGCGGCGCCGGTCGACCGGGACGGGAACATCCTGGTCGACGACGAGTTCTGGCGGCGCTTCGACGCCGACCTGGCGAAGCGGCTGACCGAGCTGCACGGCTGGCCGGTCCTGCTGGAGAACGACGCGAATCTCGCCACCCTCGGCGAACACTGGCGCGGCGAGGCGCGCAACGTCGACGACCTCGTCGTACTGCTGGCCGGTGAGCGGTTCGGGTCCGGGCTGATGGACTCCGGGCGGCTGCTGCACGGCAGCCGCGGCGGCGCCGGCGAGATGGTGTTCCTCAAGCTGATCGAGGGCGTCGGCGATACCCACGGCATCGCCCGGATCGCGCGCGAGGACGGGACGGCGGCCGTTGCCGACCCGGCCGTGGTGACGTCGCTGCGCAAGCTGGCCGACGGCGGCGAGGTGACCGCCGAGCAGGTGTTCAGCGCCGCGGCCGACGGCGATGAAGTTGCCCTAGGCATCCTTCAGGACATCGCCGCCCGGACCGCGCGGGTGGTCGCCACGCTCGGCATCCTGTTCAACCCCGAGCTGGTCGTCCTCGGCGGCGCGGTCGCCGAAGCCGCCGCCGCCCTGCTCCCCGACCTCGAGAAGCACCTGGCCGGCTACACCAGTACGCCGCCCCGCGTCGCCGTCTCGTCGCTCGGCGACGCGATCGTCTCGGTCGGCGCGGTCCGCCACGCCCTGAACTACGTCGAACAACACGCCCTCGACCTCGAGCTCGGCTGCCGCCCGAGCTGA
- a CDS encoding bifunctional RNase H/acid phosphatase, whose product MSFAHVIVEADGGSRGNPGPAAYGALVRDPATGQVIAQQGKTLGIATNNVAEYSGLVAGLQLAAEYAPDASIEVRMDSKLVIEQMAGRWKIKHPDLKPLAIKAQGLAPFGTEWTWVPRAQNSAADALANNALDGVPIPLQPEAAGPGPAAVQEPSDLQKALQGWGAQAEPPTQLIFLRHGETPHTAEKRFSGAGGDDPALSDTGRAQAAAAAEYLARIGGVDALVTSPMVRARQTADAVATKLGLEPIVDEGWIECSFGDWDGHTYAEVQQKWPDALNAWLDSTSVAPPGGESFDACARRARSARDGLLARHPGKTVVVVSHVTPIKLMVRSVLQAPMSSMFRMEMRPATLTEIHWYADGLASLRSFNLQPSLL is encoded by the coding sequence ATGAGCTTCGCACACGTCATCGTCGAAGCTGACGGTGGATCGCGGGGCAACCCGGGACCGGCGGCGTACGGCGCCCTGGTGCGGGACCCGGCGACCGGGCAGGTGATCGCACAGCAGGGGAAGACGCTCGGGATCGCGACCAACAACGTCGCGGAGTACTCCGGGCTCGTCGCGGGACTCCAGCTCGCCGCGGAGTACGCGCCGGATGCCTCGATCGAGGTGCGGATGGACTCCAAACTGGTCATCGAGCAGATGGCCGGCCGGTGGAAGATCAAGCACCCGGACCTGAAGCCGCTGGCCATCAAGGCGCAAGGCCTGGCGCCGTTCGGGACCGAGTGGACCTGGGTGCCGCGCGCACAGAACTCGGCAGCCGACGCCCTCGCGAACAACGCGCTCGACGGCGTGCCGATCCCGCTGCAGCCCGAGGCCGCGGGACCAGGGCCGGCTGCGGTGCAGGAGCCGTCGGATCTGCAGAAGGCGTTGCAGGGCTGGGGTGCGCAGGCCGAGCCGCCGACGCAGCTGATCTTCCTGCGGCACGGCGAGACGCCGCACACGGCGGAGAAGCGATTCTCCGGCGCCGGTGGCGACGACCCGGCATTGAGCGACACCGGTCGCGCGCAGGCCGCGGCAGCGGCGGAGTACCTGGCCCGGATCGGCGGGGTCGACGCGCTGGTGACGTCGCCGATGGTGCGGGCACGGCAGACGGCCGACGCGGTGGCCACGAAGCTCGGGCTTGAGCCGATCGTCGACGAGGGCTGGATCGAGTGCTCGTTCGGCGACTGGGACGGGCACACGTACGCCGAGGTGCAGCAGAAGTGGCCGGACGCGCTGAATGCCTGGCTGGACTCGACGAGCGTCGCGCCGCCCGGCGGTGAGTCTTTCGACGCGTGTGCGCGGCGGGCGCGGTCGGCGCGGGACGGGTTGCTCGCCCGGCACCCCGGCAAGACCGTCGTCGTGGTGAGCCACGTGACGCCGATCAAGCTGATGGTCCGATCGGTGCTGCAGGCCCCGATGTCGTCGATGTTCCGGATGGAAATGCGCCCGGCGACCCTGACCGAGATCCACTGGTACGCCGACGGCCTGGCGTCGCTCCGCTCCTTCAACCTGCAGCCGTCGCTACTCTGA
- a CDS encoding ROK family protein → MSDDTAMARETVLGIDIGGTKMAAALVSADGTILTGDRIRTPAGDADEVFAALGELIARVRGDVVPLAVGIGSAGPLDQQHGLVSPVNIAGWRNFPLVDRVRALTGDVPVALGLDGHCFALGEFWSGAGRDADTLLGIVVSTGVGGGLVVDGKPLIGQSGNAAHIGHVVVDQDGESCACGSYGCVEAYASGPRMVARAKRRGWRTDEDVDAAVLAADAAAGDELALAIFDDGAQALAAGIVATAVTVDLTTVVIGGGVAKAGPVLFDPVQAWVKRLAQLPFVAELTVEPAQLDNAGLLGAAHLAWAAIA, encoded by the coding sequence ATGAGCGACGACACAGCGATGGCGCGGGAGACCGTGCTGGGAATCGACATCGGCGGCACGAAGATGGCCGCCGCTTTGGTGTCCGCCGACGGCACGATTCTCACCGGCGACCGCATCCGCACCCCGGCCGGCGACGCCGACGAGGTGTTCGCCGCGCTCGGTGAGCTGATCGCGCGGGTCCGCGGCGACGTCGTTCCCCTCGCTGTCGGTATCGGCTCCGCCGGTCCCCTCGACCAGCAGCACGGTCTGGTCTCCCCCGTGAACATCGCCGGGTGGCGCAACTTTCCCTTGGTCGATCGGGTCCGGGCGCTGACCGGCGACGTACCCGTGGCCCTCGGGCTCGACGGGCACTGCTTCGCGCTCGGCGAGTTCTGGAGCGGCGCCGGCCGGGACGCCGACACGCTGCTCGGGATCGTGGTGTCGACCGGTGTCGGCGGCGGTCTGGTCGTCGACGGCAAGCCGCTGATCGGGCAGTCCGGCAACGCGGCGCACATCGGCCACGTGGTGGTCGACCAGGACGGCGAGTCGTGCGCCTGCGGGTCGTACGGCTGCGTCGAGGCGTACGCGAGCGGCCCGCGGATGGTCGCCCGCGCGAAGCGGCGCGGCTGGCGGACGGACGAGGACGTGGATGCCGCCGTACTGGCTGCTGACGCCGCGGCCGGTGACGAGCTCGCGCTGGCCATCTTCGACGACGGGGCGCAGGCGCTGGCCGCCGGGATCGTGGCGACCGCGGTCACCGTCGATCTGACCACGGTCGTGATCGGCGGCGGAGTCGCGAAGGCCGGGCCGGTGCTGTTCGACCCGGTGCAGGCCTGGGTGAAGCGGCTCGCACAGCTGCCGTTCGTCGCGGAGCTGACCGTGGAGCCCGCCCAGCTGGACAACGCGGGGCTGCTGGGCGCCGCACACCTGGCGTGGGCCGCCATCGCCTGA
- a CDS encoding glycoside hydrolase family 13 protein, which translates to MTSPQTAQTAQKTQPDWWRQAVVYQIYPRSFADANGDGVGDLPGIISRVPYLVALGIDAVWLSPFYPSALADGGYDVDDYRNVDPRLGTLDDFDQLIEALHAEGIKLIVDVVPNHTSNRHEWFVEALEAAKGEPARERYIFRDGEGDQPPSDWDSVFGGSAWAKTEDGQWYLHMFAAEQPDLNWQHPEVRADFLETLKFWSDRGVDGFRVDVAHALVKDLSEPFPSKATLPRQSESYGEHPLWDQDGVHEIYRDWRNLLNSYDPPRSAVAEAFVPAARRARYASADGLGQAFNFDLLQADFEYDKFRKVIEENLALAEENGSSSTWVFSNHDVVRHATRYGLPKNPKGGWQDGKDWLLSNGTEPTVDVALGLRRARAATLLMLALPGSAYLYQGEELGLQEVGELPAANLQDPAYFRSKGAEKGRDGCRVPIPWTVDGLSFGFGPGGSHLLQPKWFGAYSVQAQDGDQESTLSLYRKALAVRRGLRTGNSLTWVDATDWVLHFTRPGGWQCVTNFGQAPVELPDAAVVLSSGPLEGDKLPSATTAWLI; encoded by the coding sequence GTGACGAGTCCGCAGACGGCCCAAACTGCCCAAAAGACTCAGCCCGACTGGTGGCGGCAGGCCGTCGTCTACCAGATCTACCCGCGCAGCTTCGCCGATGCCAACGGTGACGGCGTCGGGGACCTGCCGGGCATCATCAGTCGAGTCCCGTACCTGGTGGCGCTGGGGATCGACGCCGTCTGGCTGAGCCCGTTCTACCCGTCCGCGCTGGCCGACGGCGGGTACGACGTGGACGACTACCGCAACGTCGACCCGCGGCTGGGCACCCTGGACGACTTCGACCAGCTGATCGAGGCGCTGCACGCCGAGGGCATCAAGCTCATCGTCGACGTCGTCCCGAACCACACCTCCAACCGGCACGAGTGGTTCGTCGAGGCGCTCGAGGCGGCCAAGGGCGAGCCGGCCCGGGAGCGGTACATCTTCCGCGACGGCGAGGGCGACCAGCCGCCGTCGGACTGGGACTCGGTGTTCGGCGGGTCCGCCTGGGCCAAGACCGAGGACGGCCAGTGGTACCTGCACATGTTCGCCGCCGAGCAGCCGGACCTGAACTGGCAGCACCCGGAGGTCCGTGCGGACTTCCTGGAGACGCTGAAGTTCTGGTCGGACCGTGGGGTCGACGGCTTCCGCGTCGATGTCGCGCACGCGCTGGTGAAGGACCTGTCCGAGCCGTTCCCGTCGAAGGCGACGCTGCCGCGGCAGTCCGAGTCGTACGGCGAGCACCCGCTCTGGGACCAGGACGGCGTGCACGAGATCTACCGCGACTGGCGCAACCTGCTGAACTCCTACGACCCGCCGCGGTCGGCCGTGGCCGAGGCGTTCGTACCGGCCGCCCGCCGGGCCCGGTACGCGAGCGCCGACGGGCTCGGGCAGGCGTTCAACTTCGACCTGCTGCAGGCCGACTTCGAGTACGACAAGTTCCGCAAGGTGATCGAGGAGAACCTCGCGCTCGCCGAGGAGAACGGCTCGTCGTCGACGTGGGTGTTCTCGAACCACGACGTCGTCCGGCACGCCACCCGCTACGGCCTGCCGAAGAACCCGAAGGGCGGCTGGCAGGACGGAAAGGACTGGCTGCTGAGCAACGGCACCGAGCCGACCGTCGACGTCGCGCTCGGCCTGCGCCGGGCCCGCGCCGCGACGCTGCTGATGCTGGCGCTGCCCGGATCGGCGTACCTGTACCAGGGGGAGGAGCTCGGTCTGCAGGAGGTCGGCGAGCTGCCGGCCGCGAACCTGCAGGACCCGGCGTACTTCCGCTCGAAGGGCGCCGAGAAGGGTCGTGACGGCTGCCGGGTCCCGATCCCGTGGACCGTCGACGGGCTGTCGTTCGGGTTCGGTCCGGGCGGGTCCCACCTGCTGCAGCCGAAGTGGTTCGGTGCGTACTCCGTGCAGGCGCAGGACGGCGACCAGGAGTCGACGCTGAGCCTGTACCGCAAGGCCCTCGCCGTTCGGCGTGGTCTGCGCACCGGCAACTCGCTGACCTGGGTCGACGCGACGGACTGGGTCCTGCACTTCACCCGGCCCGGCGGCTGGCAGTGCGTCACGAACTTCGGCCAGGCCCCGGTCGAGCTGCCGGACGCCGCCGTCGTGCTGTCCAGCGGTCCGCTCGAGGGCGACAAGCTGCCGAGCGCCACAACTGCCTGGTTGATCTAG